Proteins encoded in a region of the Perca fluviatilis chromosome 6, GENO_Pfluv_1.0, whole genome shotgun sequence genome:
- the prdm8b gene encoding PR domain zinc finger protein 8b isoform X1, whose translation MSEMEESSSQKLVWDGDAKAVQQCLTDIFTSVYTTCDIPENAIFGPCVLSHTSLYDSIAFIALKSTDKRTAPYIFRVDTSAANSTSEGLMWLRLVQSARDKEEQNLEAYVKNGQLLYRSLRRIEKDEELLVWYGKDLIDLLLLSSSRAPAKSKGSSHYSCPDCSQRFQFEFPFLAHLRFRCTKRLQSITGVDEEPSKESSAERPKTTPTRTSPKLGRSEGFSSPQDSNKPSTDFHNLARDLENNRTSPPSDKEAEICSESSGKRKFSEIEDRERRGPSLPQSKSKDELATSAQNYRGAYGLEENHKSFSPPGSTELGQGKRSAFTEVKKSSQNLKHHSGNKNLQSSNSENKDGGRPSSNPSEKHLNIRQVLTETQPPQTSPMGSAFSSVTQQGGGSGGERKSAFSQPSRSSFSQISPLVMPAKLLDCHPAVGDTISSNRLYQADHLAAKLQGAELGANCPVPGGMAKQNPFVYATTFWPKNSGAIQLQMPSALTLLPPSFTSLCLPAQNWCAKCNASFRMTSDLVYHMRSHHKKEYAMEPLVKRRREEKLKCPICNESFRERHHLSRHMTSHN comes from the exons ATG AGTGAAATGGAGGAGTCCAGCTCTCAGAAGTTGGTGTGGGATGGGGACGCCAAAGCGGTCCAGCAGTGTCTGACGGACATCTTCACAAGCGTCTACACGACGTGTGACATCCCGGAAAACGCCATTTTCGGGCCTTGTGTGTTGAGCCACACGTCGCTGTATGACAGCATCGCCTTCATAGCTCTGAAATCCACCGACAAACGCACAGCACCTTATATATTCAGG gTGGACACCTCAGCGGCCAACAGCACTTCAGAGGGCTTGATGTGGCTGCGGTTGGTCCAGTCGGCCCGGGACAAGGAGGAACAGAACCTGGAGGCCTACGTGAAGAACGGCCAGCTGCTGTACCGTTCGCTCCGCCGGATCGAGAAGGACGAGGAGCTGCTGGTCTGGTACGGCAAAGACCTCATCGACCTGCTGCTGCTCAGCTCCAGCAGAGCGCCCGCCAAGAGCAAAG GTTCGTCTCACTACTCATGTCCAGACTGCAGCCAGCGGTTCCAGTTTGAGTTCCCGTTCTTGGCCCATCTCCGGTTCCGTTGCACCAAAAGATTGCAGAGCATCACAGGGGTCGACGAGGAGCCCAGCAAAGAGAGCAGCGCCGAGCGACCAAAAACAACCCCGACCAGGACCAGTCCAAAGCTGGGCCGTTCCGAGGGCTTCAGCAGCCCTCAGGACAGCAACAAACCCTCCACAGACTTTCACAACCTGGCCAGAGATCTAGAGAACAACCGGACCAGCCCGCCCAGCGACAAGGAGGCTGAGATCTGCAGCGAGAGCTCGGGGAAGAGGAAGTTCTCGGAAATAGAGGACAGGGAGCGCCGAGGGCCCAGCCTTCCACAGTCCAAGTCTAAAGACGAGCTAGCGACGTCTGCACAGAACTACAGAGGAGCGTACGGCCTGGAGGAGAACCACAAGTCCTTTTCCCCGCCGGGCTCCACAGAACTTGGTCAGGGCAAGCGCAGCGCATTCACCGAGGTCAAGAAGTCTTCGCAGAACCTCAAACACCACAGCGGCAACAAAAACCTCCAGAGCTCCAACTCTGAAAACAAAGATGGCGGTCGTCCAAGCAGCAATCCATCAGAGAAGCACCTCAACATCAGGCAGGTTCTGACGGAGACCCAGCCACCCCAAACCTCACCCATGGGCAGCGCTTTCAGCTCAGTTACCCAGCAAGGCGGCGGCAGCggtggagagaggaagagcgCCTTCAGCCAGCCGTCTCGCTCCTCTTTCTCCCAGATCTCGCCGCTGGTGATGCCGGCCAAGCTGCTGGACTGCCACCCAGCGGTGGGCGACACCATCTCCTCCAACAGACTCTACCAGGCCGATCACCTTGCCGCCAAATTGCAGGGCGCAGAACTGGGCGCCAACTGCCCCGTGCCGGGCGGCATGGCCAAACAGAACCCCTTTGTCTACGCCACCACCTTCTGGCCCAAGAACTCCGGGGCTATTCAGCTTCAGATGCCCTCGGCGCTCACCCTCCTGCCGCCCTCCTTCACCTCCCTCTGCCTGCCGGCGCAGAACTGGTGCGCCAAATGTAACGCCTCCTTCCGCATGACCTCGGACTTGGTTTACCACATGCGATCCCACCACAAAAAGGAGTACGCCATGGAGCCACTGGTCAAGCGGCGGCGCGAGGAGAAACTCAAGTGCCCCATTTGCAACGAGTCCTTCCGGGAGCGGCATCACCTGTCACGTCATATGACGTCCCATAACTGA
- the prdm8b gene encoding PR domain zinc finger protein 8b isoform X2, whose amino-acid sequence MEESSSQKLVWDGDAKAVQQCLTDIFTSVYTTCDIPENAIFGPCVLSHTSLYDSIAFIALKSTDKRTAPYIFRVDTSAANSTSEGLMWLRLVQSARDKEEQNLEAYVKNGQLLYRSLRRIEKDEELLVWYGKDLIDLLLLSSSRAPAKSKGSSHYSCPDCSQRFQFEFPFLAHLRFRCTKRLQSITGVDEEPSKESSAERPKTTPTRTSPKLGRSEGFSSPQDSNKPSTDFHNLARDLENNRTSPPSDKEAEICSESSGKRKFSEIEDRERRGPSLPQSKSKDELATSAQNYRGAYGLEENHKSFSPPGSTELGQGKRSAFTEVKKSSQNLKHHSGNKNLQSSNSENKDGGRPSSNPSEKHLNIRQVLTETQPPQTSPMGSAFSSVTQQGGGSGGERKSAFSQPSRSSFSQISPLVMPAKLLDCHPAVGDTISSNRLYQADHLAAKLQGAELGANCPVPGGMAKQNPFVYATTFWPKNSGAIQLQMPSALTLLPPSFTSLCLPAQNWCAKCNASFRMTSDLVYHMRSHHKKEYAMEPLVKRRREEKLKCPICNESFRERHHLSRHMTSHN is encoded by the exons ATGGAGGAGTCCAGCTCTCAGAAGTTGGTGTGGGATGGGGACGCCAAAGCGGTCCAGCAGTGTCTGACGGACATCTTCACAAGCGTCTACACGACGTGTGACATCCCGGAAAACGCCATTTTCGGGCCTTGTGTGTTGAGCCACACGTCGCTGTATGACAGCATCGCCTTCATAGCTCTGAAATCCACCGACAAACGCACAGCACCTTATATATTCAGG gTGGACACCTCAGCGGCCAACAGCACTTCAGAGGGCTTGATGTGGCTGCGGTTGGTCCAGTCGGCCCGGGACAAGGAGGAACAGAACCTGGAGGCCTACGTGAAGAACGGCCAGCTGCTGTACCGTTCGCTCCGCCGGATCGAGAAGGACGAGGAGCTGCTGGTCTGGTACGGCAAAGACCTCATCGACCTGCTGCTGCTCAGCTCCAGCAGAGCGCCCGCCAAGAGCAAAG GTTCGTCTCACTACTCATGTCCAGACTGCAGCCAGCGGTTCCAGTTTGAGTTCCCGTTCTTGGCCCATCTCCGGTTCCGTTGCACCAAAAGATTGCAGAGCATCACAGGGGTCGACGAGGAGCCCAGCAAAGAGAGCAGCGCCGAGCGACCAAAAACAACCCCGACCAGGACCAGTCCAAAGCTGGGCCGTTCCGAGGGCTTCAGCAGCCCTCAGGACAGCAACAAACCCTCCACAGACTTTCACAACCTGGCCAGAGATCTAGAGAACAACCGGACCAGCCCGCCCAGCGACAAGGAGGCTGAGATCTGCAGCGAGAGCTCGGGGAAGAGGAAGTTCTCGGAAATAGAGGACAGGGAGCGCCGAGGGCCCAGCCTTCCACAGTCCAAGTCTAAAGACGAGCTAGCGACGTCTGCACAGAACTACAGAGGAGCGTACGGCCTGGAGGAGAACCACAAGTCCTTTTCCCCGCCGGGCTCCACAGAACTTGGTCAGGGCAAGCGCAGCGCATTCACCGAGGTCAAGAAGTCTTCGCAGAACCTCAAACACCACAGCGGCAACAAAAACCTCCAGAGCTCCAACTCTGAAAACAAAGATGGCGGTCGTCCAAGCAGCAATCCATCAGAGAAGCACCTCAACATCAGGCAGGTTCTGACGGAGACCCAGCCACCCCAAACCTCACCCATGGGCAGCGCTTTCAGCTCAGTTACCCAGCAAGGCGGCGGCAGCggtggagagaggaagagcgCCTTCAGCCAGCCGTCTCGCTCCTCTTTCTCCCAGATCTCGCCGCTGGTGATGCCGGCCAAGCTGCTGGACTGCCACCCAGCGGTGGGCGACACCATCTCCTCCAACAGACTCTACCAGGCCGATCACCTTGCCGCCAAATTGCAGGGCGCAGAACTGGGCGCCAACTGCCCCGTGCCGGGCGGCATGGCCAAACAGAACCCCTTTGTCTACGCCACCACCTTCTGGCCCAAGAACTCCGGGGCTATTCAGCTTCAGATGCCCTCGGCGCTCACCCTCCTGCCGCCCTCCTTCACCTCCCTCTGCCTGCCGGCGCAGAACTGGTGCGCCAAATGTAACGCCTCCTTCCGCATGACCTCGGACTTGGTTTACCACATGCGATCCCACCACAAAAAGGAGTACGCCATGGAGCCACTGGTCAAGCGGCGGCGCGAGGAGAAACTCAAGTGCCCCATTTGCAACGAGTCCTTCCGGGAGCGGCATCACCTGTCACGTCATATGACGTCCCATAACTGA